DNA sequence from the Prochlorothrix hollandica PCC 9006 = CALU 1027 genome:
GCAGGATGACCAGGGGGGAAATCAGCGTTGGGTTGGAATGGCAGCAGACATCACCGATCGTAAAACCAGCGAACTGGAAACCATTCGCCACCGCACCCTCCGTGAGGCGATCTTCAATGAGGCCACGGATGCATTGTTGTTGATTGATCCCCAAGATTTACAGATTATGGACTGTAATCAGCGGGCGATCGAACTCTTTGATGCGGTTACTAAGGATGAGTTATTAAGCTGCAACCTCAACCAGTTACATAAAGCACCCTTCAACCCCCGGCAGTTAGCCGTTCTGTCCCAACAGTTACAGAATCAGGGCTTCTGGCATGGGGAACTGGAGTATATAACCCTCTGTAACATCGACTTTTGGGGTAATGGAGCCGCCAAAATTGTCAAATCCGCAGGGCAACCCATCTGTCTCTTCCGCATCACCGACATTACCAGCCACAAGGAAGCAGAATCCCGCATCTATCGCGCCCTCCAAGAAGCCGAAGAAGTCAGCGAACTGAAGTCCCGTTTCATTGGCATGACCTCCCATGAATTCCGCACCCCTTTGGCGGTCATTGCCTCCTCGGCGGGCATTCTTCAAAGTTTTAGCCACCGCCTGTCTGAGGCCCAAAAGCAGGAGCATTTGACGACCATCCAAACCTATGTGCAACACACTACCCGGCTGCTGGATGATATTTTGCTGCTCAATCGCGCTGAGTTGGGGCAGATGATTTTTAATCCCCAACCCCTGGATGTGGTGGAGTTTTGTCGGCAGCTTTGCAGAGAGCTACCCCAAAGCGATGATCTGGGTCAACGGGTGCAGGTGGAGGTTATGCATCCCGATCGTTTCCAATCCTCCCCTTGCCCTTATCTGGATGAAAAACTGTTGCGCCAAACCCTGATTAATCTGCTGTCCAATGCCCTCAAATATTCTCCGCCCCAGGCTCTGGTGACGTTATACCTGGACATCCAGGAGGATACCTTGATGTTTCAAGTGGAAGATCAGGGCATGGGCATGTCTCCCGCTGACATCAGTCAACTGTTTGAAGCCTTCCATCGGGGCCATAATGTGGGGACAATCCAGGGCACTGGCTTGGGGTTATCCATTGTTAAAAAGTGCCTTGACCTCCAGCACGGTCAGATTACGGTGGCCAGCGAGGAGGGAAAGGGCAGTTGCTTTACGGTGCACCTTCCCTTGACCTTAGATGAAGCAATCCTAAATCAGTTGTAGGCATCTCGACGGCTGAAACCCTTGGTGTGGTGCGATCGGTTGCAGAAATAACAGGTGCTAACCCGTGGGATGTCCTAGGGTGAGGATCTCCTGGTCTGTCTTGCTTGTTGGGGGGTTTGGGGTAAGCTTAGGGGGGGCACAACCTAGCGGGATGGGACAAGACCAGATGATTTTGGGGCTAGCGCTGGAGGTTCTGGGGACGATCGGGACGGCAGTGTGGGAAGCGGCGGTGGAGGCCGCTGGGGAGCGGCTGGTGGAGAAGGTGTTTGGCTCGGAAGCGAAGCCGGAGCCGTTGGCCCAAGACCGGGGGATAGCGATCGTCCTTCAGGAGAATCGGGCCGATTTGGCGGCTTTCGCGGACGTGCAGGCCCAGTGGCTGCAACTGCAACAGGCCCAGGCGGAGGCCAGCCTTGCCCAGAGTCAGGTGTTGGCGCGGGAGCAGATGGCGCTTCAGGTGCGTTTACAGGAGTTGACGCTGGCGGTAGGGGTGCAGCAACACCGGGAGGTTTTGGCGGCACAGCAGCAGGCCCAAACGGTGCAGATCCAGGCGGATTGGGATCGGCAGAAGATGGCGACGGTGCTGAGTCGGTTTGAGCTAGAAAGGCTGGACCCGAGTCGGCCTTTGTTTGTGTGTTCTAAGCTGCGGGTGGGAAAGTTGTGCCCGGACTATTTTGACCATGAGTTGGCGGATGAGGCGGCGCGGCAGTTGCGGGGGTTGGTGTCTAGTTTATTTGGCGCGGCGGTGCAGTTCCACAGTGCTTTTTTTGATGCGGCGGAAATTTCTGAGACCCATGCGTTGCAGTTGCGGCCCACGATTCCCCATATTCCGACGATTATGGCGTTTGGGGAGATGGGTTATCGGTGGATGACGTTTGACTATGTGTTGTGGGGCTGTGGGATGGCGGAGAAGCTGGGGGGGCAGGTGCAGTGTCGGCTGAACTGGCAGGAGATGGATCGGCGGTTGCGGGAGGGGTTGGCGGCGGGGGGGCGACAGGTGGCGGAGATCGATCGCCATGCCAAGGTGGGGGACTGGATCAGTGCGGTGCAGCAGTTGTATGCCTGTTATTTGCTGGATTGCTATGCCTTGGTGGATGGGCCAGATCCGTGGGTGGGGTTGTGGATCGATCGGCTGCGGCTGGGGGATGGGGAGGTGGAGCAGTTGGCGCAGCCCTATCGCAAGGAGTTGCGGGGTAAGTTGCTGGGGTTGCAGAAGGCGCGGCTGGCGGCGTTGGGGCGGGTGGTGAACCGGGAGCAGGAGGCTCAGGTCAGGGCACTGGTGGCGGAAGAGGAGCGGGCGGCGCGGGAACTGGAGCAGCAGCGGCGAGATAAGGAGCGCCAGGAGGAGGCGGAACGGCAGCAGAAACTGGAGCGGGAGGAAGCGGAACGGCGGCAGCGGGAGGAGGAGCGACGCAAGGCAGAGGAGGCCCAGGAACAGCTACGCCAAGAGAGTGAACGGCTGCGGTTGGAGCAGGAGCAGTTGCGGCAGGAGACGTTGCGGTTGCAGGCGGAGGTGGAACGGCGGCAACGGGAGGCGGAGGAGCAGCAGCAACGGGCGGAGGTGGAACGGCGGCAACGGGCGGCGGAGGAGCAACAGCAACGGGAGCGGGAAGTGCAGCGAAAACGGGCACAGGCGGAAGAACAGCGGCGTGCAGTGCTGTCCAAGCCGATCGTTGTGCGGATTCAACCGCCGAAGCGGGGTTTGTTTGGGAAGCAGCCAGATCCAGTAAAGCTGGAATTGTTGCCGATTCCGGGGGGGACGTTCTGGATGGGGCAGACAGAGGCGGAAACGCGGCATTTGAAACAAGAGTGTACGGAGGAGCAATACCAGAAGTTGTTTGCCAATGAGCTACCGCGCCATCGGGTGACGGTGCCGCCCTTTTGGATGGGGCGTTATCCGGTGACCCAGGCCCAGTATGAGGCGGTGATGGGAAATAATCCGGCGACACAATATAAGTCTAAGTTTGTTGGACCGGATCAGCCGGTGGTTGGGGTGAACTGGGATCAGGCGATCGCGTTCTGTCAAAAACTAACGGAACTGTGTCGGGAGCAACTGCAAGGGGGCAAGATTGTATTGCCGACGGAGGCCCAGTGGGAATATGCCTGTCGGGCGGGGACAGAAACGGCGTTTTATTTTGGCGATCGCCTGGAACCGCACCAAGCCAACTTTGACGGGAATTTCACCTATAACGGCTCTAAAAAAGGGGAATATCGCCAAGTAACCACGCCGGTGGGCAGTTTTCCGGCCAATGCTTGGGGATTGCAGGATCTGCACGGCAATGTGTGGGAGTGGTGCCAAGATGAGTTTCATGAGTCTTACGCTGAGAAACCAGAAGCCTTGAAACGGGATGGCAGTATTCCCTGGGAAGATAGTAATTCAAATGTACTAGACGACGATCGATCTGGCCAAATCCGCGTGCTGCGTGGCGGATCTTGGAGCAACTATCCGAGGTACTGTCGGTCGGCGGATCGCGACGGGGGCGCGCGCGACTACTTCTACAACCTCAGGGGTTTTCGGCTTGTTCTTGCCTCCAGGACTTCCTAACCCTTTAATCCTTCTTACCCTCTTACCCTTTATTACCATATACTTATATAATCATTCATCCTTCTTACCCCCTCGCGCTGGGGCGCGATCGAAATTTTTTTTGCCAAAAACCACGTTTTCCACAGGCTTCTTGCGCTACGCTCTGTCCTAGGCCCAGAACTCCGGTTTCCGTCCCTAGGGCCGTTAAATGCTAGATTTCCCCCGATAAGAAACCGGAGTTCAAGAAAGACTGCTTAGAAACCGGGTTTCTTATGCGCTCAAGTCTACCATCTCCCAAATTTAGCAACAGAAACCCGGTTTCTGTCCCCCTGCCGCCCCTGCCCGCAGTCACTCCCTGCTGTGCCCAGAACTCCGGTTTCTGTCTCCAGAGCCGTTAAATCCTAGATTTCCTGGCCATCCTCGCCCCCCACCGCAACCTCCCGGTCTCCATGCTATAGTGAGCGCACCTTGAGAAAGAGCGATCGAGGGATGATTGCCCCCACAGCCCTAGCCACTCTGCCCCTGCGGCGCTGGACCGTTGCCGAATATCACACCCTAGCAGCAGCAGGCATCCTCACCAGCCAAGACCGGATCGAACTGCTAGACGGACACCTCGTAACGATGAGTGCCAAAGGTCGCCCTCATATCATTGCCTTGCGGCTTTTAGC
Encoded proteins:
- a CDS encoding SUMF1/EgtB/PvdO family nonheme iron enzyme codes for the protein MGQDQMILGLALEVLGTIGTAVWEAAVEAAGERLVEKVFGSEAKPEPLAQDRGIAIVLQENRADLAAFADVQAQWLQLQQAQAEASLAQSQVLAREQMALQVRLQELTLAVGVQQHREVLAAQQQAQTVQIQADWDRQKMATVLSRFELERLDPSRPLFVCSKLRVGKLCPDYFDHELADEAARQLRGLVSSLFGAAVQFHSAFFDAAEISETHALQLRPTIPHIPTIMAFGEMGYRWMTFDYVLWGCGMAEKLGGQVQCRLNWQEMDRRLREGLAAGGRQVAEIDRHAKVGDWISAVQQLYACYLLDCYALVDGPDPWVGLWIDRLRLGDGEVEQLAQPYRKELRGKLLGLQKARLAALGRVVNREQEAQVRALVAEEERAARELEQQRRDKERQEEAERQQKLEREEAERRQREEERRKAEEAQEQLRQESERLRLEQEQLRQETLRLQAEVERRQREAEEQQQRAEVERRQRAAEEQQQREREVQRKRAQAEEQRRAVLSKPIVVRIQPPKRGLFGKQPDPVKLELLPIPGGTFWMGQTEAETRHLKQECTEEQYQKLFANELPRHRVTVPPFWMGRYPVTQAQYEAVMGNNPATQYKSKFVGPDQPVVGVNWDQAIAFCQKLTELCREQLQGGKIVLPTEAQWEYACRAGTETAFYFGDRLEPHQANFDGNFTYNGSKKGEYRQVTTPVGSFPANAWGLQDLHGNVWEWCQDEFHESYAEKPEALKRDGSIPWEDSNSNVLDDDRSGQIRVLRGGSWSNYPRYCRSADRDGGARDYFYNLRGFRLVLASRTS